From a single Nostoc sp. MS1 genomic region:
- a CDS encoding mechanosensitive ion channel family protein: MKFNFLAIAGSMAITIVSMPKATAQIPFLQQLPVPTSASNQPDNKVVSEWVYLDGRRLFQIAATKNNLAERKENIEQNLQEITRNYVRSSAAEPNVQVLTLNGLPVIYVNNRYLMTITPQDGSQGEGDAFALAESIKESLKQDLQRARQERQTQFFVDQAKIAGAIALTMLIASWGVTRWQRRVFKNSAQSGASSLPDTNQITTQLNQQQQRHLREVKRRLFQFTQLGIWGGGNFIILGLFPYTRSLQVAILAAAQIPLRLAVVGVGTYVVIRLTYALIDRFTTTLISSGALLTTAEAAERLRLRVSTFSGVTKSISTIVCVGVGILLALVSLGIDIVPLLAGASLVGVAVSLASQNLIKDAINGFLIILEDQYALGDVINVGNFGGLVENLNLRMTQIRDSEGRLITIPNSEIKIVANLSSRWSRADLSIPVDYQADIDKVLKLIGDVALKMDQDPLWQRQIIETPQVLGVDNFGDRGLIIRVWIKTQPLKQWDVAREYRRRLKIAFDQAGIFIPVPQQAVWVNDNPHVLHAQENGKGVGSGE, translated from the coding sequence GTGAAATTTAACTTTTTGGCGATCGCGGGTTCAATGGCTATTACCATTGTCTCTATGCCAAAAGCGACAGCCCAGATTCCATTTTTACAACAACTACCAGTACCAACCAGTGCCAGCAACCAGCCGGATAATAAAGTTGTATCTGAGTGGGTTTATTTGGATGGTCGCCGCTTATTTCAAATAGCAGCAACTAAAAATAATCTTGCAGAACGCAAGGAAAACATTGAGCAGAATTTGCAAGAAATTACTCGTAATTATGTACGTTCATCGGCAGCAGAACCTAATGTACAAGTCCTCACACTCAACGGATTACCAGTAATTTACGTTAACAATCGTTACTTAATGACGATCACGCCTCAAGATGGTAGCCAAGGTGAGGGTGATGCTTTTGCATTAGCTGAAAGTATTAAAGAGTCGTTAAAGCAAGACTTACAACGAGCAAGACAAGAACGACAAACTCAATTTTTCGTTGACCAAGCAAAAATTGCTGGTGCGATCGCCTTAACCATGCTGATCGCCAGTTGGGGAGTTACACGTTGGCAACGTCGTGTTTTCAAGAACTCTGCACAATCTGGGGCTTCTTCCCTACCAGATACCAATCAAATTACAACCCAGTTAAATCAACAGCAGCAGCGACATCTGCGAGAAGTCAAAAGAAGGCTATTTCAATTCACCCAACTAGGTATTTGGGGTGGGGGAAATTTCATTATTTTGGGTTTATTTCCTTATACACGTAGCTTGCAAGTAGCTATTCTCGCAGCAGCCCAAATTCCTTTACGATTAGCTGTGGTAGGCGTAGGAACTTATGTAGTGATACGTTTGACCTATGCGCTGATTGACCGCTTTACCACCACCCTCATTAGCAGTGGTGCTTTGCTCACAACAGCAGAAGCCGCCGAACGTCTGCGATTGCGAGTCTCTACATTCTCTGGGGTAACGAAAAGTATTTCTACCATCGTCTGTGTAGGAGTTGGGATTCTACTAGCGTTGGTATCCTTGGGTATAGATATCGTTCCTTTATTGGCTGGTGCGAGTTTAGTTGGTGTAGCTGTATCTTTAGCCTCACAGAACTTAATCAAAGATGCAATCAACGGCTTTCTGATTATTTTAGAAGACCAGTACGCTTTAGGTGATGTGATTAATGTTGGTAATTTCGGCGGCTTAGTAGAGAATCTTAATCTGCGTATGACTCAGATACGCGACTCGGAAGGACGGTTAATTACAATTCCCAATAGTGAAATTAAAATTGTGGCTAATCTCTCCAGCCGTTGGTCACGCGCAGATTTATCTATACCTGTAGATTATCAAGCCGATATTGACAAAGTTTTAAAGTTGATTGGCGATGTCGCTTTAAAGATGGATCAAGATCCCCTTTGGCAAAGGCAGATTATCGAAACACCGCAAGTATTGGGAGTTGATAATTTTGGCGATCGCGGTTTGATTATCCGCGTCTGGATTAAAACGCAACCCCTCAAGCAATGGGACGTAGCCAGAGAATACCGCCGCCGCCTGAAAATTGCTTTCGATCAAGCAGGTATCTTTATTCCTGTACCACAACAAGCAGTTTGGGTGAATGATAATCCTCATGTACTACACGCGCAGGAGAATGGGAAGGGAGTGGGGAGTGGGGAGTAG